TCCGCGCCAGCAGCAGCGGTCCCATCTCGGTAACGGTGGCGCGCACCGGATGGCCCTGCTCCCCGAACACATCCCAAAATACCGTCGAGAACTGATCGGGCTGATAGGTGAGGCCGAGCTCGGTGGCGCGCTTGAGGATGAAGTCCTTCGCTTCGCCGGTCTGCGAGATGCCCGAGAGATCACCCTTGATGTCGGAGGCGAAGACCGGAACACCGGCACGGGCAAAACCCTCGGCCATCACCTGTAGCGAGACTGTCTTGCCGGTGCCGGTCGCGCCGGTGACCAGTCCATGGCGATTGGCAAGCTCAAGCGTCAACCAGGCCGGCTGCTCGCCGGCACCCACGAAGATCTTGTCGTCGGTATCAGCCACGGGTTTTCCGGATGGTGCCATGATGATCCATCTTTCGAGAGAGAATGTTTCGCATCACACGTGGTGCGGAGCGTCGCGCGCGATAACATAGTTGAGTTTCGCGAATTGGAACCAGCGTCAGGGTGCCTCACCTCTTCGCACGGCACGCACTCTTCTTAGCATTGGTGCTGCGCGATGCGCACGTTTGATCCGTGGATTCAACATCCGGTCTTGCATCGCTGCAACAGTTCATCGTCGATCGCGAATCGATTCGCGCACCGAGCCGGCTCCTCGCTTGTAATTCACGGATCGTCCGATCAAGATGAATTCAGCGAGAGGACATCCGGTCGTGGGGGACCGGATGAGACGGGGTTCACATGAACGAGTTGATTGAGCCGCTGGCCAGAACGGCCGGCATCAGTAAAGTCGTGGCTGAAATCATCGGCATCGGGCCTGACTTCCTCAGCGGCAATGGACGGCAATGGCAGGCGCCGCAGCCGTCAGCCGGTGAACTTTTTGCGTTCGGCCGCGACCAAATCGAAGCCGATCAGTTGGCACGATCGCGACAGGCACACCCGGCCTGAGCCCGGTTGCCCCAAGCCCGACCGCCCGGGCCATATCACCTGAAGCACCTTCGCGCGCGCCGAGTATCATGACATATCCGATCACCGAACTCGAAGGCATGACGACCTTCTATGCCGCCAAGCTGAAAGCTTTGGGCATCCGGACCACCGACACATTTCTCGAAGCCGCCCGGACCGTGAAAGGGCGTAAGGCGCTGGCCGCCAAGACCGGCATCAGCGAGCAGCAACTGCTCGATTGGGCAAACGCCGCCGATTACATGCGCATTCCCGGCATGGGCAAGGCCAAGGTCTGCCTCGTCCGCGCAGCCGGGGTGACCACCGTGCGCGAG
This region of Bradyrhizobium sp. SZCCHNS1050 genomic DNA includes:
- a CDS encoding DUF4332 domain-containing protein, with the translated sequence MTYPITELEGMTTFYAAKLKALGIRTTDTFLEAARTVKGRKALAAKTGISEQQLLDWANAADYMRIPGMGKAKVCLVRAAGVTTVRELAHRNPARLAQNIKEVNTRRKLVRILPSEKSVGQLIERARRLEPKISY